In a single window of the Mugil cephalus isolate CIBA_MC_2020 chromosome 6, CIBA_Mcephalus_1.1, whole genome shotgun sequence genome:
- the mafaa gene encoding transcription factor MafAa: MATDLAMSAELPNSPLAIEYVNDFDLMKFEVKKEPPEADRYCHRLPSGSLSSTPISTPCSSVPSSPSFCAPSPGAQPNQGLAGGVNSSGGSSNNSSGNNNHSNAGKPQLEDLYWIPSYQHHINPEALNLTPEDAVEALIGNAHHHHHHHQAYEGFRGQQYVGEDLSTASAAHHHQAHHHHHHHHHGHHARLEDRFSDEQLVSMTVRELNRQLRGFSKEEVIRLKQKRRTLKNRGYAQSCRFKRVQQRHMLETEKCTLQNQVEQLKQDVARLAKERDLYKEKYEKLASRTYNAGGPANTRDPSGKQANAEFFI, encoded by the exons TTTGAGGTGAAGAAGGAGCCGCCGGAGGCCGACCGCTACTGCCACCGCCTCCCCTCGGGCTCCCTGTCCTCCACCCCGATCAGCACACCCTGCTCCTCCGTGCCTTCCTCGCCCAGCTTCTGCGCCCCGAGCCCGGGCGCTCAGCCCAACCAGGGCCTGGCGGGCGGCGTCaacagcagcggcggcagcagcaacaacagcagcggcAACAACAATCACAGCAACGCGGGGAAGCCCCAGCTGGAGGACCTGTACTGGATCCCCAGCTACCAGCACCACATCAACCCCGAGGCGCTCAACCTGACCCCGGAGGACGCGGTGGAGGCCCTCATCGGCAACGcgcaccatcaccatcaccaccaccaggcCTACGAGGGCTTCCGCGGGCAGCAGTACGTCGGGGAGGACCTCTCCACGGCCTCGGCGGCGCACCACCACCaagcccaccaccaccaccatcaccaccaccacggcCACCACGCCCGCCTGGAGGACCGCTTCTCCGACGAGCAGCTGGTCAGCATGACGGTGCGGGAGCTCAACCGGCAGCTGCGCGGCTTCAGCAAGGAGGAGGTGATCCGCCTGAAGCAGAAGAGACGCACCCTGAAGAACCGGGGCTACGCGCAGTCCTGCCGCTTCAAACGCGTGCAGCAGAGGCACATGCTGGAGACCGAGAAGTGCACCCTGCAGAACCAAGTCGAGCAGCTGAAGCAGGACGTGGCGCGCCTCGCCAAGGAGCGGGATCTATACAAGGAGAAGTACGAGAAGCTGGCCAGCCGGACCTACAATGCCGGCGGACCCGCGAACACGAGAGATCCGTCCGGGAAACAGGCCAACGCCGAGTTCTTCAT TTAA